A single Coraliomargarita sinensis DNA region contains:
- a CDS encoding sialate O-acetylesterase: MQKNAPICLALAVCYLTWLAPLRAADITFVGHQDAVEADADTPTSGWRNATPSKTLDIDVDNVLGTDGYQVAAKSANPSYGWIIRRSPGYNHASSWGLWDDPDNASGSDNLSAGVFYDPNANGQVDVFELVIEGDELVGKTLRVGILYGVMVNGTSTFTVTQTVGGNQMVTTPSLTHDATSLNAAFFNITGAVEGDTFRISTEILTGSGVEQVGGIFLDSAPTNPGTQLPEVDGTVRGTYVAPLEVAGIFSDNGVIQRGMVVPVWGWDDPGTVVTVDFAGQSVNGTADANGRWEAELLSLTANTTPQTMTISAGADTVTISNLLVGDVWLCSGQSNMEMDFNGSQYAADMPAFIDPDNFPTIRHIDISNAQAEFRQKRLPNGNAGWTVCDSTTVQDYTAAGFFFATTISQETGVPIGLINSTFGNSRIGEFVTPDSIGLVTDQIPASSFRGVFTPDPCKKFFAMVAPITGYAMTGALWYQGEANANDGEDYFWKLAALFQGWRDEWQQGDFPFYYAQLPSFDGSVSWPIIRESQRRALTLTNTGMATLVDVGGVGLPWPENLHPPNKYDVGRRLAQWALLNEYGQSSVVPSGPLFSSAVFDGANVTISFDYVGSGLVAAAKPSPQSTDAPSPVADVLGFELAGSDEVWHAANASIAGSTVVLSSASVPNPEAARYLYATNTDGGTLYNLEDLPAAPFLTTAADNPNPPSTPTGLNATSGDGRVDLAWDAATGADSYNVKRSTTTGGPYASIGSPSGTSYADTTAANGTTYYYVVAAVNTIGSSADSTEVSATPVEATNPPDAPTGLSATPGDNRVDLSWSASSGADSYNVKRSTTMGGPYSGIGTTPGISYTDLSATNGTTYYYVVSASNTYGNSADSAEASATPQEPAAGAVITYVGHQDNVDAKTDDPTSGWRNTTPAKTHDIDGDNILGTDGYAMFRNNSAFSVVSLPSYISAVTHVSTHSNANASFGVMDNPSDPSGSDDINYGLWYLTTTGGTTDVFTFTITGTDLDGKTLRVGLAYDGYNGSGNQQLTITQTAGGAAADNSGTVSWGNDGLDFVFFDITEVNDGDVFTVNASAGAGLPHVSGVTFDVITDIATPPGTPTGLAATPGDGQVDLTWNVSSGAASYNVKRGTAEGGPYSTVASPTTNSFSDSTVSNGTTYYYVVSAVNAEGESPDSGEASATPQALPPDAPTGLVATPGDGQVDLSWDASSGADSYNVKRGTSMGGPYSTVASPNNNSLTDATVSNGTTYYYVVSAVNTNGESGNSGEVSATPQAAPTGATISYVGNQTNVETEASDAGIGWRNTTPDKPLDIDGDNILGTDGYRIFNDGSTVSLPSYIDNITKIAPNAAKSGGWGVIDDPSDPSGTDDIIHGFWYDSGNAQGSVDILSFQITGTALDGQTLRIGIIYDTHWGTGDIAFTLTQNGTSGSVTATSGLVTAGSDGIDVVFFDLTNVSSGDVFTLNADADDHNFSHAGGITFDTSVISGGDTLADWLASPEFGLDPADQDFGDDPDGDGHANGIENYFGTHPGEFSQGLVSGTVSGDSMTFTHPLSDSPAADISAVYRWSKDLDSFHVDGDSFDNTTVTFSQGTPADGMVEVTAAITGDPLDKLFVDIEVTQP, encoded by the coding sequence ATGCAAAAAAACGCCCCCATTTGTCTTGCCCTTGCGGTATGTTATCTCACTTGGCTCGCGCCACTTCGGGCCGCCGATATTACTTTTGTCGGCCACCAGGATGCCGTCGAGGCCGATGCCGACACACCGACCTCCGGCTGGCGCAATGCGACGCCGAGCAAGACACTCGATATCGATGTGGACAACGTCCTTGGCACGGACGGCTACCAGGTGGCGGCAAAGAGCGCGAACCCGAGCTACGGTTGGATCATTAGAAGATCGCCGGGCTACAACCATGCGAGCAGTTGGGGGCTCTGGGATGATCCCGACAACGCCTCCGGCAGCGATAACCTGAGTGCCGGGGTTTTCTACGACCCGAATGCGAACGGTCAGGTTGATGTTTTCGAACTTGTGATTGAAGGCGATGAACTGGTCGGGAAGACACTGCGTGTCGGCATACTCTACGGCGTGATGGTCAACGGCACCAGCACCTTTACCGTGACGCAGACGGTCGGCGGCAACCAAATGGTGACGACACCCTCGCTCACCCACGACGCAACATCGCTCAATGCCGCATTTTTCAATATCACCGGTGCCGTGGAGGGCGACACCTTCCGGATCAGCACTGAGATTCTGACCGGAAGCGGAGTTGAGCAGGTGGGCGGCATCTTTCTGGACAGCGCGCCGACAAACCCCGGGACGCAGCTACCCGAAGTGGATGGCACAGTCCGGGGCACCTACGTCGCGCCGCTCGAAGTCGCTGGCATTTTCTCGGACAACGGCGTCATCCAGCGCGGCATGGTCGTGCCGGTCTGGGGCTGGGATGACCCCGGCACGGTGGTCACGGTCGATTTCGCGGGCCAGAGCGTCAACGGCACTGCGGATGCCAACGGCCGATGGGAGGCCGAGTTGCTGTCGCTGACAGCCAACACCACACCGCAGACCATGACCATCTCGGCCGGTGCGGATACGGTCACGATTTCGAACCTCCTCGTGGGCGACGTGTGGCTCTGCAGCGGCCAGTCCAACATGGAGATGGATTTTAACGGCAGCCAATATGCCGCCGACATGCCGGCCTTCATCGACCCGGACAACTTCCCCACCATCCGCCACATCGACATCAGCAATGCGCAAGCGGAGTTCCGCCAGAAGCGACTCCCCAACGGCAATGCAGGCTGGACGGTCTGCGACAGCACCACGGTTCAGGATTACACCGCAGCCGGGTTCTTCTTCGCCACTACTATTTCCCAGGAAACGGGCGTGCCGATCGGGCTCATCAACAGCACCTTCGGCAACTCGCGGATCGGTGAGTTTGTCACGCCCGACAGCATCGGCCTGGTGACCGATCAGATCCCGGCTTCATCATTCCGCGGTGTGTTCACCCCGGATCCCTGCAAGAAGTTCTTCGCGATGGTCGCACCCATAACCGGCTACGCAATGACGGGGGCGCTTTGGTATCAGGGTGAGGCCAACGCCAATGACGGCGAAGACTACTTTTGGAAACTCGCGGCGCTCTTCCAGGGCTGGCGCGACGAGTGGCAGCAGGGTGACTTTCCCTTCTACTATGCGCAATTGCCCAGCTTCGATGGTTCGGTCTCATGGCCCATCATCCGCGAATCACAGCGCCGTGCCTTGACGCTGACCAACACCGGTATGGCCACGCTGGTCGATGTCGGCGGGGTCGGCCTGCCCTGGCCGGAGAATCTGCACCCGCCCAATAAATACGATGTCGGCCGCAGGCTGGCCCAGTGGGCGCTGCTCAATGAATACGGCCAGTCCAGCGTCGTGCCCTCCGGTCCGCTTTTCAGCTCCGCCGTATTCGATGGAGCCAACGTCACCATTTCCTTCGACTATGTCGGCAGTGGCCTGGTCGCAGCAGCAAAGCCGAGCCCACAGAGCACCGACGCCCCGTCGCCGGTCGCAGATGTGCTCGGCTTTGAACTCGCGGGCTCGGACGAGGTCTGGCACGCAGCCAACGCTTCGATTGCGGGCTCGACGGTTGTGCTCAGCTCCGCCTCGGTGCCCAACCCGGAGGCGGCCCGCTACCTCTACGCCACAAATACGGATGGAGGCACCCTTTACAATCTGGAGGACTTGCCGGCAGCACCCTTCCTGACCACCGCAGCCGACAATCCCAACCCGCCAAGCACACCCACAGGCCTCAACGCCACTTCCGGCGACGGCCGGGTGGACCTAGCCTGGGATGCCGCCACCGGGGCCGACAGCTACAACGTCAAGCGCAGCACCACGACAGGCGGCCCTTATGCCAGCATCGGCAGCCCCAGCGGCACCAGCTACGCCGACACGACGGCGGCCAATGGCACCACCTACTACTACGTGGTCGCAGCGGTGAACACCATCGGCTCGAGCGCCGACTCTACCGAGGTTAGCGCAACTCCGGTGGAAGCGACTAACCCGCCTGACGCACCCACCGGCCTGAGTGCCACGCCCGGAGACAATCGCGTGGACCTAAGCTGGAGCGCGAGCAGCGGTGCGGACAGCTACAACGTCAAGCGCAGCACCACCATGGGCGGACCCTATTCAGGCATCGGCACCACTCCGGGTATCAGCTACACCGATCTCAGCGCCACAAACGGCACGACCTACTACTACGTGGTTTCGGCCAGCAATACCTACGGCAATAGCGCCGATTCCGCCGAGGCCAGCGCGACGCCACAGGAACCCGCTGCCGGCGCCGTTATCACTTATGTCGGCCATCAGGACAATGTGGACGCCAAGACCGATGACCCGACCTCCGGCTGGCGTAACACGACGCCTGCCAAAACCCACGACATCGATGGGGACAACATTCTGGGAACGGACGGTTATGCCATGTTCAGGAACAACAGCGCATTTTCAGTCGTCTCCCTTCCGAGCTACATCAGTGCCGTCACTCATGTCTCGACGCATTCCAATGCAAACGCATCGTTCGGCGTGATGGATAACCCCAGCGATCCATCCGGCTCGGATGACATCAATTACGGGCTCTGGTATCTAACAACCACCGGCGGCACAACCGATGTGTTCACCTTTACCATCACCGGGACCGATTTGGACGGTAAGACCCTGCGGGTCGGGCTGGCTTACGACGGCTACAATGGCTCTGGTAACCAGCAGCTCACTATCACCCAGACCGCCGGCGGCGCTGCAGCGGATAACAGCGGCACCGTCAGCTGGGGCAACGACGGCCTTGACTTCGTATTCTTCGACATCACGGAGGTCAACGACGGCGATGTCTTTACCGTCAATGCGAGTGCAGGCGCAGGCCTGCCCCACGTCAGTGGCGTTACCTTTGATGTTATCACTGATATTGCTACGCCGCCAGGCACACCGACTGGTCTGGCTGCTACCCCCGGTGATGGCCAAGTGGACCTGACCTGGAACGTCTCCAGCGGTGCCGCCAGCTACAATGTGAAGCGCGGCACCGCCGAGGGCGGGCCCTACTCGACTGTAGCGAGCCCGACCACCAATAGCTTTTCCGACAGCACGGTGAGCAACGGAACCACTTACTATTACGTGGTTTCAGCTGTGAATGCGGAAGGGGAAAGTCCCGATTCCGGCGAAGCCAGCGCCACACCCCAAGCTCTGCCTCCCGACGCGCCGACCGGCCTGGTTGCCACCCCCGGCGACGGGCAGGTCGACCTCAGTTGGGACGCCTCGTCCGGTGCCGACAGCTACAATGTGAAGCGCGGGACCTCGATGGGCGGCCCTTACTCGACCGTAGCCAGCCCGAACAACAATAGTTTGACCGATGCCACCGTATCGAACGGTACCACCTACTACTACGTCGTCTCGGCCGTGAACACGAACGGCGAAAGCGGGAACTCCGGCGAGGTCAGTGCCACGCCGCAGGCAGCACCGACTGGAGCGACGATTTCTTATGTCGGCAATCAGACAAATGTCGAAACGGAGGCCAGCGATGCAGGAATCGGGTGGCGGAATACGACGCCTGACAAGCCACTCGATATCGACGGCGATAACATTCTCGGCACCGACGGCTACCGGATTTTTAATGACGGATCGACCGTCTCACTACCTTCCTACATCGATAACATCACCAAAATAGCTCCTAATGCTGCTAAAAGTGGCGGTTGGGGCGTCATTGACGATCCATCGGATCCGAGCGGCACCGATGATATTATACATGGTTTCTGGTATGACAGTGGCAACGCACAAGGTTCAGTGGACATCCTATCGTTCCAGATCACAGGCACTGCTCTGGACGGCCAGACACTGCGTATAGGCATCATCTACGATACGCACTGGGGCACAGGGGACATTGCTTTCACCCTGACTCAAAATGGAACGAGTGGTTCGGTTACCGCAACCAGTGGTCTCGTAACAGCGGGAAGCGATGGTATCGATGTCGTCTTTTTCGATCTTACCAATGTAAGTTCCGGCGATGTCTTCACGCTCAACGCGGATGCGGATGATCACAATTTTTCCCACGCAGGTGGCATCACCTTTGATACGAGCGTCATTTCAGGAGGCGATACGCTGGCCGACTGGCTCGCTTCGCCGGAATTCGGACTGGACCCAGCCGACCAGGACTTTGGCGACGACCCCGATGGCGACGGCCATGCGAACGGGATCGAAAACTATTTCGGCACCCATCCCGGCGAGTTCTCGCAGGGGCTCGTCTCCGGCACCGTCAGCGGCGATTCGATGACTTTCACCCATCCTTTAAGCGATTCGCCAGCCGCAGACATCAGCGCGGTTTACCGCTGGTCCAAGGATCTCGACAGTTTTCATGTCGACGGCGACAGCTTTGACAACACCACGGTGACCTTCAGTCAGGGCACACCGGCTGACGGTATGGTCGAGGTCACCGCCGCCATTACCGGCGATCCCCTCGACAAGCTTTTCGTCGATATCGAAGTGACTCAGCCCTAG
- a CDS encoding PEP-CTERM sorting domain-containing protein produces the protein MKNKQFLTALTALAASAVFAATADAQDVISVNFDDGNNTISGSTGAVNAGNWNALNFGASGAPNTLSDLVFDDGTASTADLSLQNESAGTSGGFAQGGDSMDSTSTGDANNLFSMRNRNGGALFTLSEIPYAQYDVYIYCGLIDITLELNPPSDPVGSNALSFLGNNDGSSFVEATSTVAGNYAVFRGLSGSSFTMESGSGGDNGFIYGMQVVAVPEPSTFALIAGALGLTSVMLRRRR, from the coding sequence ATGAAAAATAAACAATTCTTAACGGCGTTAACCGCCTTGGCTGCCTCTGCGGTATTCGCAGCGACAGCGGATGCCCAAGACGTTATCAGCGTTAATTTTGACGACGGTAACAATACGATCTCAGGTTCAACCGGTGCGGTAAATGCGGGAAATTGGAATGCTCTTAACTTTGGTGCTTCGGGCGCGCCTAACACCTTATCGGATCTTGTCTTCGATGACGGCACAGCATCGACAGCGGATCTAAGTCTTCAAAATGAATCTGCTGGTACTTCAGGAGGTTTCGCGCAGGGCGGAGATAGTATGGATTCAACATCCACTGGAGACGCGAATAACTTATTTTCCATGCGTAACCGCAACGGTGGAGCCCTCTTCACTCTATCCGAAATCCCTTACGCGCAGTATGATGTTTATATTTACTGTGGCCTTATAGATATAACCTTAGAATTGAATCCTCCGAGTGATCCAGTAGGAAGCAACGCGCTTAGTTTTTTAGGCAATAATGACGGCTCCTCTTTCGTAGAGGCTACCAGTACCGTAGCTGGTAATTATGCTGTATTCAGAGGCTTGTCTGGTAGCTCATTTACAATGGAATCAGGTAGTGGCGGCGATAATGGTTTCATCTATGGCATGCAAGTCGTCGCCGTGCCCGAGCCTTCCACCTTCGCCCTCATCGCAGGTGCACTCGGCCTGACTTCGGTCATGCTGCGTCGCCGCCGGTAG
- a CDS encoding GntR family transcriptional regulator, which yields MFTVKTAAEQVAAHLRNELQRGRWVGSMPGRDRLARELGVDGSTIERALGQLERDGLLESQGVGRRRLITLNQSGKRSKRILIVLYEPEDTSHYLVMELCRCLHAAGHETAFAPRSLTQLKHHPERVRKMIEAHPSEAWIVIAGPRPVLEMLAQMPRPGFALFGSISNLPLAGTGPDKIPAMREAIDSLHKNGHSRIVMLAQSIYNDRRLNKVQRVFLEELATRDLPGGESCLPVWDSTPEGLHQCLVALFKENPPTAILVDDWQLSYAVQNFLSRHKGDDYRRVVCICTDYHPCFKWCRPEVSYFYWKPAAVMRRVVRWANNVARGRRDFRQSPVKAKFVESEASLR from the coding sequence ATGTTTACGGTCAAAACAGCGGCGGAGCAAGTGGCTGCTCACCTGAGGAATGAGCTACAGCGAGGACGCTGGGTCGGGAGCATGCCGGGGCGTGATCGTCTGGCCCGGGAGCTGGGTGTGGATGGCAGCACGATCGAGCGGGCGCTGGGGCAGTTGGAGCGGGACGGCCTGCTGGAGTCGCAGGGCGTGGGCAGGCGGCGACTGATTACACTGAATCAGTCGGGCAAGCGCAGTAAGCGCATCCTCATCGTTCTCTACGAACCGGAGGATACGAGCCACTACCTGGTCATGGAGTTGTGTCGTTGTCTGCATGCGGCAGGACATGAAACGGCATTTGCCCCGCGCTCGTTAACCCAGTTGAAGCACCATCCCGAACGGGTTCGAAAGATGATTGAGGCGCACCCTTCGGAGGCTTGGATCGTCATCGCCGGGCCCAGACCGGTTCTGGAAATGTTGGCCCAAATGCCTCGACCGGGGTTTGCCTTGTTTGGTTCCATCTCAAATTTGCCGCTAGCTGGCACAGGCCCGGACAAAATACCGGCCATGCGCGAGGCGATCGATTCCCTCCACAAAAACGGACACAGCCGCATTGTCATGTTGGCGCAATCGATTTACAATGATCGCAGACTGAACAAAGTGCAGCGTGTCTTTCTGGAAGAATTGGCGACGCGGGACCTGCCAGGCGGTGAGTCTTGCTTACCTGTATGGGACAGCACGCCGGAAGGCCTCCATCAATGTCTGGTTGCTCTGTTTAAGGAAAACCCGCCGACAGCGATCCTGGTCGATGACTGGCAGCTTAGTTACGCCGTTCAAAACTTCCTATCCCGGCACAAAGGTGACGACTACCGCCGGGTGGTCTGCATCTGCACCGATTATCATCCCTGTTTCAAATGGTGCCGTCCGGAAGTGTCCTACTTCTACTGGAAGCCTGCAGCGGTCATGCGGCGTGTCGTGCGCTGGGCCAACAATGTGGCCAGAGGGAGGCGAGATTTTCGGCAGAGTCCGGTCAAAGCGAAGTTTGTCGAGAGTGAGGCATCTCTGCGGTAA
- a CDS encoding substrate-binding domain-containing protein: MSVRILSPSEQLARHLREEMLKGRWIEELPGTPSLASEMQVDRKTITAALEILEDEGLTEPQGLGRSRRITLSSRHTRRLNIQILLNGDNDQPIFLIYEIMQRLRQAGHNVTIAQRSLLDMGMDVSRLQRFVHRNAADAWIVLAAPHSILEWFASQDQSAFAVFGRRHRISIPSVGPDKEQAIRRAVRRLTELGHRRIVYLSRDERRESGLGHIERSYLEELRRCGISVSPECHLPDWQDDRDGFEACLRSLLKDNRAAPTAIIVDEREFFFAALLYLTQANVAVPNDISLVCSDAQALFDWCHPRVAHIRWDKSAVVDRVLQWIRQLARRRTVHNKAYYTAAEFIEGGTIGPVVENSQ, encoded by the coding sequence ATGTCGGTTAGAATACTTTCACCATCCGAGCAACTGGCGCGACATCTTCGTGAAGAGATGCTTAAAGGGCGTTGGATTGAGGAACTCCCGGGGACACCGTCACTCGCGTCGGAAATGCAGGTTGACCGCAAGACGATTACGGCGGCGCTCGAAATTCTGGAGGACGAGGGACTGACCGAACCGCAGGGCTTGGGGCGGAGCCGGCGCATAACCCTGTCCTCCAGGCATACAAGGCGGCTGAATATACAAATCCTGCTGAACGGGGATAACGACCAGCCCATTTTTTTAATCTATGAGATCATGCAACGGCTGCGTCAGGCGGGCCACAACGTGACGATCGCTCAAAGGTCCTTGTTGGATATGGGCATGGACGTCAGCCGGTTGCAGCGATTTGTTCATAGAAATGCGGCCGACGCGTGGATCGTGCTGGCCGCGCCGCACTCGATTTTGGAGTGGTTTGCCAGTCAGGATCAATCGGCCTTCGCCGTTTTCGGCCGACGTCACCGAATATCGATCCCCAGCGTGGGCCCGGATAAGGAACAGGCGATACGGCGTGCGGTCCGACGACTGACTGAGCTCGGGCATCGCCGGATTGTCTATCTCAGCCGAGACGAACGGCGCGAGTCCGGCCTCGGTCATATTGAGCGCTCTTATCTTGAAGAATTGAGGCGTTGCGGGATCAGCGTGAGCCCTGAATGTCACTTGCCGGATTGGCAGGATGATCGGGACGGTTTCGAAGCGTGCTTAAGATCCCTTCTCAAAGACAATCGGGCTGCCCCGACCGCTATCATCGTAGATGAACGCGAGTTCTTCTTCGCTGCACTGCTGTACCTTACTCAGGCCAATGTCGCGGTTCCAAATGACATTTCGCTTGTCTGTAGTGACGCGCAGGCGCTGTTTGACTGGTGTCATCCGCGTGTTGCTCATATCCGTTGGGACAAGAGTGCGGTGGTCGATCGCGTGCTCCAATGGATCAGACAATTGGCCCGTCGCAGGACCGTCCACAATAAAGCCTACTACACAGCGGCAGAATTTATCGAAGGGGGCACCATCGGGCCGGTAGTGGAGAATTCCCAATAG
- a CDS encoding arylsulfatase, with protein MTPFPRLACFLLLGLSTLLGAAPKPNIIIIMSDDMGYSDLGCYGSEIETPQLDELAANGLRYTQFYNTSRCCPTRASLLTGLYAHQAGIGEMTSDRGAPGYRGDLSRNAVTIAEALKPAGYRTYMSGKWHLAKQLKPDGDKFNWPLQRGFDRFYGTIIGAGSFYDPWTLTRGNKAITPEDDPEYQPETFYYTDAISDNAARFINEHDSEEPFFMYVAYTAPHWPLHALEKDIEKYKGRYDDGYEAIRKARYERMKQLGVIQEDWALSPAPGSWSDLPEEQRAWEARAMEVYAAMIDSMDQGIGRIVDALENEGEFENTLILFLHDNGGCDETIGWVKREKGRPPRAPMSPDELQTEMFPTHTRKGQPIVYGKDAMPGPATTYMSYRRNWANVSNTPFREYKSKNHEGGIATPLIAHWPKGIAAKNELRHRPGHLIDLMATCLDLSGAEYPEIYAKHRIQPFEGQSLKASFSKDEDPDRILLFEHYGRAAIRDGNWKLVRLGVNKPWELYGLEKDRSEMNNLVAEHPEKAAALEELWTWHAWRTRIYPKPGDGK; from the coding sequence ATGACTCCATTCCCCCGGCTTGCTTGTTTTCTTCTTCTGGGATTGAGCACCTTGCTTGGTGCCGCGCCCAAGCCGAACATCATTATCATCATGTCGGACGACATGGGCTACTCGGACTTGGGTTGCTACGGGAGTGAGATTGAAACGCCACAACTCGACGAGCTGGCCGCGAATGGGTTGCGCTACACCCAGTTCTACAATACCTCCCGTTGCTGTCCCACCCGCGCTTCACTCCTGACCGGACTTTACGCCCACCAGGCCGGCATCGGTGAGATGACGAGCGACCGGGGCGCACCCGGCTACCGGGGTGACTTGAGCCGCAATGCCGTGACCATCGCCGAAGCACTGAAACCGGCAGGTTACCGCACCTACATGTCGGGCAAGTGGCACCTCGCCAAGCAACTCAAGCCGGACGGAGACAAATTCAACTGGCCACTTCAACGTGGCTTCGACCGCTTCTACGGGACCATTATCGGTGCCGGCAGCTTTTACGACCCCTGGACCCTGACCCGCGGCAACAAAGCCATCACCCCGGAAGATGATCCGGAGTATCAACCGGAAACGTTTTATTACACCGACGCGATCAGCGACAACGCCGCCCGCTTTATCAATGAGCATGATTCGGAGGAACCGTTCTTTATGTACGTCGCTTACACGGCTCCCCACTGGCCGCTGCATGCGCTTGAAAAAGACATTGAAAAATACAAAGGCCGTTATGACGACGGCTACGAAGCGATTCGCAAAGCGCGTTACGAACGCATGAAGCAACTCGGCGTGATCCAGGAGGATTGGGCGCTGAGCCCGGCTCCCGGCTCATGGAGTGATCTCCCCGAAGAGCAGAGAGCCTGGGAAGCGCGCGCAATGGAAGTGTATGCTGCCATGATCGACTCGATGGACCAGGGGATCGGACGGATCGTCGATGCACTGGAAAATGAGGGCGAATTCGAGAACACCCTAATCCTCTTCCTGCACGACAATGGCGGCTGCGATGAAACGATCGGTTGGGTGAAGCGCGAAAAAGGTCGACCACCACGCGCGCCGATGAGCCCCGATGAACTCCAGACGGAAATGTTTCCCACCCATACACGGAAGGGCCAACCAATCGTTTACGGCAAGGATGCCATGCCCGGACCAGCGACCACATACATGTCCTATCGCCGCAACTGGGCCAATGTCTCCAACACCCCCTTCCGTGAGTATAAATCAAAAAACCATGAGGGCGGCATCGCGACTCCCCTGATTGCCCATTGGCCCAAAGGTATTGCCGCAAAGAATGAGTTGCGTCATCGGCCCGGTCACTTGATTGACCTCATGGCGACCTGCCTCGACCTTTCCGGCGCTGAATATCCTGAAATCTATGCGAAACACCGGATCCAGCCATTTGAAGGCCAGAGCCTGAAAGCGAGTTTCTCAAAGGACGAGGATCCGGACCGGATACTCCTTTTTGAACACTATGGCCGGGCCGCCATTCGTGACGGCAATTGGAAACTGGTCCGCCTCGGCGTCAACAAGCCATGGGAACTCTACGGTCTGGAGAAGGACCGAAGCGAAATGAACAACCTCGTGGCGGAGCATCCGGAAAAAGCAGCCGCTCTGGAGGAACTCTGGACTTGGCACGCCTGGCGCACCCGCATCTACCCGAAGCCGGGAGATGGGAAGTAG
- a CDS encoding M42 family metallopeptidase — MAIDINLLSRICEAPGAPGYEKLIRELVLKELDGLADEVRTDNMGNVIALKKGRSSKKKAMAAAHMDEIGFIVTHIDDNGFVRFNPVGGFDPKTLTSQRVIIHGREDVYGVMGSKPIHIMSPEERKNAVKIKDYFVDTGRSKKSLEKLVAVGDFITRYSPLMELGECVNVKSLDNRASVFVLIETLRKLKKSRAKPAYDFYAVFTVQEEVGLRGAQASAIQVAPDFSFGLDTTIAFDTPGSKPEERCTSLGDGAAIKLMDSSVICDYRMIEFMKATAKKHKIKWQPEILAGGGTDTASLQRMSAGGSIAGAISVPTRHIHQTIESSNKKDLEACIELLTACVRELDEPSWKF, encoded by the coding sequence ATGGCTATCGACATCAATCTCCTCTCCCGCATTTGTGAAGCCCCGGGCGCGCCGGGCTACGAAAAACTGATCCGCGAACTGGTGCTCAAGGAACTCGACGGACTGGCCGACGAGGTGCGCACCGACAACATGGGCAATGTGATCGCCCTGAAGAAGGGACGCTCCTCCAAGAAGAAAGCCATGGCCGCCGCCCACATGGACGAGATCGGCTTTATCGTCACCCACATCGACGACAACGGCTTCGTGCGCTTCAACCCGGTGGGCGGCTTTGATCCGAAAACGCTGACCTCGCAGCGTGTCATCATTCACGGGCGCGAAGACGTTTACGGTGTGATGGGCTCAAAACCCATCCACATCATGTCGCCGGAGGAACGAAAGAATGCGGTAAAAATCAAAGACTACTTCGTCGACACGGGCCGCAGTAAAAAATCGCTGGAAAAGCTGGTGGCCGTAGGCGACTTCATCACCCGCTACTCGCCGCTCATGGAACTGGGCGAGTGCGTGAATGTAAAGTCGCTCGACAACCGCGCTTCGGTCTTCGTCCTCATCGAAACCCTGCGCAAACTGAAGAAGAGCCGCGCCAAACCGGCCTACGATTTCTATGCCGTCTTCACCGTCCAGGAGGAAGTCGGCTTGCGTGGCGCCCAGGCCTCCGCCATTCAAGTCGCCCCGGACTTCAGCTTTGGACTCGATACGACCATCGCTTTCGACACCCCCGGCTCCAAGCCGGAGGAACGCTGCACCAGCCTCGGCGACGGTGCCGCAATCAAGTTGATGGATTCCTCGGTGATCTGTGATTACCGGATGATCGAGTTCATGAAAGCGACGGCCAAAAAACATAAGATCAAGTGGCAGCCGGAAATCCTCGCCGGCGGCGGCACCGATACGGCCAGCCTTCAGCGCATGTCGGCGGGTGGCTCGATCGCCGGGGCCATCTCTGTCCCGACCCGGCACATCCATCAGACCATCGAGTCGTCCAACAAAAAGGATCTCGAGGCCTGCATCGAGCTTCTCACCGCCTGCGTCCGGGAACTGGATGAACCCAGCTGGAAGTTTTAA